From the Paenibacillus sp. FSL H8-0548 genome, one window contains:
- the rpmA gene encoding 50S ribosomal protein L27: MLKLNLQLFASKKGVGSTRNGRDSQSKRLGAKRADGQTVSAGSILFRQRGTKIHPGTNVGIGKDDTLYAKVEGVVKFERWGRDRKKVSVYPAVLAPVAAAVEA; encoded by the coding sequence ATGTTGAAACTGAATCTTCAGCTTTTCGCTTCGAAGAAAGGTGTTGGTTCCACTAGAAACGGACGTGACTCACAGTCGAAGCGCCTTGGCGCTAAACGTGCTGATGGTCAAACCGTATCCGCTGGAAGCATTTTGTTTCGCCAACGCGGAACAAAAATTCACCCAGGTACTAACGTAGGCATCGGGAAAGACGATACGCTTTATGCAAAAGTAGAAGGCGTAGTGAAGTTCGAACGTTGGGGACGCGATCGCAAAAAAGTGAGCGTATATCCAGCAGTTCTTGCTCCGGTAGCTGCAGCAGTAGAAGCTTAA
- a CDS encoding ribosomal-processing cysteine protease Prp, protein MITVTFVRRAADRRIVSFAVEGHAKYAKPGKDIVCAGVSAISVGTVNAIEALAGEELPCKMKNGWLSSDIPTLADEASDARMQLLLESMAVMLDTIAKSYGKHVVIHDLLHA, encoded by the coding sequence ATGATAACTGTTACATTTGTACGGAGAGCCGCTGACAGACGTATCGTATCTTTTGCAGTCGAAGGACATGCTAAATATGCGAAACCGGGCAAAGATATCGTTTGTGCGGGTGTATCAGCCATTTCGGTCGGTACCGTTAACGCAATCGAAGCTTTAGCAGGAGAAGAGCTGCCGTGCAAGATGAAGAACGGCTGGCTATCGTCGGATATTCCGACGCTGGCAGACGAAGCTTCAGATGCTCGGATGCAGCTGCTGCTGGAATCGATGGCGGTTATGCTTGACACTATCGCAAAATCATACGGCAAACATGTCGTCATTCATGATCTTCTTCATGCTTAG
- the rplU gene encoding 50S ribosomal protein L21 encodes MFAIIVTGGKQYKVQEGDVIYIEKLDSEAGESVTFDRVLAVSKGDGLVTGTPVVSGATVTGKVEKQGKGQKIIVYKYKAKKNYRRKQGHRQPFTKVTIEKIQA; translated from the coding sequence ATGTTCGCAATCATCGTAACAGGCGGAAAGCAATACAAAGTTCAGGAAGGCGATGTTATCTACATCGAAAAACTGGATTCTGAAGCAGGCGAGAGCGTAACGTTTGATCGTGTTTTGGCGGTTTCTAAAGGTGACGGTCTTGTAACTGGAACTCCGGTAGTATCCGGCGCTACAGTAACAGGTAAAGTTGAGAAACAAGGTAAAGGCCAAAAGATCATCGTTTACAAATACAAAGCCAAAAAGAACTATCGTCGTAAGCAAGGTCATCGTCAACCGTTTACAAAAGTAACAATCGAGAAAATCCAAGCGTAA
- the obgE gene encoding GTPase ObgE — MFVDKAKIFVKGGDGGDGIVSFRREKYVEQGGPAGGDGGRGGDLIFQVDEGLRTLMDFRYQKHFKADRGERGKVKSMHGAGAEDTIVRIPPGTIIVDDDTQEIIADMTRHGQKIVIAKGGRGGRGNIRFATQNNPAPYISENGEEGQERWVVLELKVMADVGLVGFPSVGKSTLLSVVSGAKPKIGAYHFTTITPNLGVVDVGDSRSFVMADLPGLIEGAHEGVGLGHEFLRHVERTRVIIHVIDMSASEGRDPFDDWLKINEELVLYNEKLVDRPQIIAANKMDMPESAEQLELFRQKLAEVSGDRHYEILPISSLTRQGVQELLYKAADVLDTISEDVEIEDVKDVAERKVYTYEKREETTFTIHKEDEVYVIVSVGIDNYMKRMNLTSYDAVMRFARTMRKMGVDAELRKMGAKDGDMVQIGDFAFEFFEGSDYNPNG; from the coding sequence ATGTTTGTCGATAAAGCGAAAATATTTGTAAAAGGCGGCGACGGAGGCGATGGTATCGTTTCGTTTCGCCGCGAGAAGTATGTTGAGCAGGGCGGTCCTGCCGGCGGTGATGGCGGCCGCGGCGGAGATTTGATTTTCCAAGTGGATGAAGGGCTTCGTACGCTCATGGATTTCCGCTATCAGAAGCACTTTAAAGCTGATCGCGGCGAGCGCGGCAAAGTAAAGAGCATGCATGGAGCTGGCGCTGAGGATACGATTGTACGTATTCCGCCTGGAACGATCATCGTAGATGATGATACGCAAGAAATTATTGCTGATATGACGCGTCATGGTCAAAAAATCGTCATCGCAAAGGGCGGACGCGGGGGACGCGGCAACATTCGCTTCGCTACGCAGAACAACCCTGCTCCTTATATTTCGGAGAACGGCGAAGAAGGGCAAGAGCGCTGGGTTGTGCTTGAGCTTAAGGTTATGGCTGATGTTGGGCTTGTCGGATTTCCAAGCGTCGGCAAATCGACGCTGCTCTCTGTCGTTTCTGGCGCTAAGCCAAAAATCGGTGCGTATCATTTTACAACGATTACGCCCAATCTTGGTGTCGTAGATGTTGGCGATAGCCGCAGCTTCGTTATGGCTGATTTGCCGGGCTTGATCGAAGGCGCGCACGAGGGCGTTGGTCTAGGACATGAATTCCTTCGTCATGTTGAGCGGACCCGGGTCATTATTCACGTGATTGATATGTCTGCTTCAGAAGGGCGCGATCCTTTTGATGACTGGTTAAAAATCAACGAAGAACTAGTGCTTTATAATGAGAAGCTAGTTGATCGTCCGCAAATTATTGCAGCTAACAAAATGGACATGCCGGAATCCGCGGAGCAGCTGGAGCTGTTTAGGCAAAAGCTTGCTGAAGTTAGCGGCGACCGCCATTATGAAATTTTGCCGATCTCCTCGTTAACGAGGCAAGGGGTGCAGGAGCTTCTGTACAAAGCGGCTGATGTACTCGATACGATATCGGAGGATGTCGAAATTGAGGATGTGAAGGACGTTGCTGAGCGTAAGGTCTATACTTACGAGAAGCGTGAAGAGACGACCTTTACGATTCATAAAGAAGATGAAGTGTATGTCATCGTGAGCGTTGGTATCGATAATTATATGAAGCGGATGAATTTAACCTCCTATGATGCCGTTATGCGCTTTGCGCGTACGATGCGCAAAATGGGTGTAGATGCAGAGCTTCGTAAAATGGGTGCCAAGGACGGCGATATGGTTCAAATCGGCGATTTTGCATTCGAATTTTTCGAGGGCAGCGATTATAACCCGAATGGCTAG
- the mreD gene encoding rod shape-determining protein MreD has product MSMNRILLLMFLLFIIEGTVMSWIIPAGFGHRIIPHFVFVIVIFSGLYSRRHLALLLGICFGMLQDIVYFGHLLGTNAFIMGLMGYFTGVLLERRRSTIMMAISVIGFACLLYDSVIFFIYSVFRITHESYAWALIDHILPSLFLQLAFALACYVPARKLFEGQSKTNAEKDEE; this is encoded by the coding sequence ATGAGCATGAACCGAATCCTTTTGCTCATGTTTCTTCTGTTTATTATCGAGGGAACCGTGATGTCATGGATTATTCCTGCTGGCTTCGGTCATCGGATCATTCCTCATTTTGTGTTTGTCATTGTCATTTTTTCTGGACTTTATAGTAGAAGGCATCTTGCATTGCTGCTTGGCATTTGCTTTGGTATGCTTCAGGATATTGTTTATTTTGGTCATTTACTAGGTACAAATGCTTTCATTATGGGATTAATGGGTTATTTTACGGGTGTGCTCTTAGAGCGGAGACGTTCAACTATAATGATGGCTATTTCTGTTATTGGCTTTGCTTGTCTATTATATGACAGTGTTATTTTTTTCATATACAGCGTATTTCGCATTACGCATGAAAGCTATGCCTGGGCACTAATCGATCACATTCTACCAAGTTTATTTCTCCAGCTAGCATTTGCACTAGCCTGCTATGTGCCTGCAAGGAAGCTTTTTGAAGGGCAGTCCAAGACGAATGCGGAGAAGGACGAGGAATAA
- a CDS encoding M50 family metallopeptidase, which translates to MIKWKGIIWSVHPLFVIIMLGSVMTGYFAELITLFLLVLVHEMGHVIMARSFGWTIREVKLLPFGGVVEVEESGGLPAKEEALVAIAGPLQNVWMGLAAWGCGQLGLWDQAWAEYVWQANLMLCLFNLLPIHPLDGGKLLQASLSYVVNYYKMLIWSARISLLFSVLMIVSSLLPLLVYKDGIQLNLMIVGIFLFMTNWTYYRNVPFLFYRFLMYRDRVNIKALTMGHIANPIIVNGKQSILSVARLFQRERYHLIYMVEDRSKEVRMLPEQKIVEGCLSGSNPNRAVSELFS; encoded by the coding sequence TTGATTAAATGGAAAGGTATTATTTGGTCCGTTCATCCGCTGTTCGTAATCATTATGCTCGGATCGGTTATGACTGGTTATTTTGCGGAGCTGATTACGTTGTTTTTGCTAGTGCTGGTCCACGAGATGGGTCATGTGATCATGGCGCGCAGCTTTGGCTGGACGATTAGGGAAGTGAAGCTGCTGCCCTTTGGCGGGGTTGTGGAGGTAGAGGAGTCAGGAGGACTTCCAGCCAAGGAGGAAGCTCTCGTAGCCATTGCGGGCCCCCTGCAAAATGTGTGGATGGGACTAGCCGCTTGGGGCTGCGGTCAGCTTGGCTTGTGGGATCAAGCTTGGGCCGAGTATGTGTGGCAGGCGAATCTGATGCTGTGCTTGTTTAACTTGCTGCCTATTCATCCGCTCGATGGCGGAAAGCTGCTCCAGGCTTCATTGAGCTATGTCGTCAATTATTACAAAATGCTAATTTGGTCAGCTCGAATAAGCTTATTGTTTAGCGTGCTTATGATCGTTTCATCGCTTCTTCCATTGCTTGTTTATAAGGATGGCATACAGCTGAATCTGATGATCGTCGGTATATTTCTTTTTATGACCAATTGGACTTATTATCGGAATGTGCCCTTTTTATTTTATCGATTTCTCATGTACCGTGATCGGGTAAACATTAAAGCTTTAACGATGGGGCATATCGCAAATCCAATTATCGTTAATGGAAAACAAAGCATTCTCTCTGTTGCGAGACTCTTTCAAAGAGAACGATATCATTTGATTTATATGGTGGAGGATCGCAGTAAGGAGGTCAGAATGCTGCCAGAGCAGAAAATTGTTGAGGGCTGTTTGTCAGGCAGTAATCCTAATCGTGCAGTATCTGAACTTTTCAGTTAA
- a CDS encoding septum site-determining protein MinC — MTERQHIIIKGVKEGLVFLLDDKCEFAALLDELQYKLEKTHQQLLAGPLVHVQVKLGARQVTDDDKDRIRNVIRTQGNLMVQSVESDPPKVDSQEDQQPNLQVLTSIIRSGQTYEHDGDLLLIGDLNPGGTLLCTGDIYVLGALRGTAHAGISGRTDVIIATSLMRPTQLRIADVISRPPEEWMTSDASMEFAFLSEGRMQIDKLSQLFRIRHNPIMFKGV; from the coding sequence GTGACCGAGAGGCAGCATATTATAATAAAGGGTGTAAAAGAAGGTCTCGTGTTCCTTCTCGACGATAAATGTGAATTTGCGGCATTGTTGGATGAGCTTCAATACAAGCTGGAAAAAACGCATCAACAGCTGCTTGCAGGTCCACTTGTTCATGTGCAGGTGAAGCTTGGAGCAAGACAAGTGACGGATGATGATAAGGATCGGATACGAAATGTCATACGGACGCAGGGGAATCTGATGGTTCAATCTGTAGAATCCGACCCGCCAAAGGTTGATTCACAGGAGGATCAGCAGCCTAATCTGCAAGTGCTCACGTCTATTATACGCTCTGGTCAGACCTATGAGCATGATGGCGATTTGCTATTAATCGGCGATTTGAATCCAGGCGGCACACTGCTGTGCACAGGTGATATTTACGTACTAGGCGCGTTGCGTGGAACAGCACATGCAGGGATAAGCGGACGCACGGATGTCATAATCGCTACGTCTCTCATGCGTCCTACACAGCTGCGTATTGCAGACGTGATAAGCAGGCCGCCCGAGGAATGGATGACGAGCGATGCATCAATGGAGTTCGCCTTTCTAAGTGAAGGTCGAATGCAAATTGATAAGCTATCGCAATTATTTCGCATACGGCATAATCCTATAATGTTTAAAGGAGTGTAG
- a CDS encoding Spo0B domain-containing protein codes for MERLTSAKYYVAASIILPCAAVLIWPAKVWLTAVFLVWLIAAATYWIRTERKEHAVLTTRTIHSSQSSAIRTLNHHRHDWMNDLQVVFGYIRLKKLDKAAEYVEKISKRMAVESSISKLGVPSLISYIQSFRTISNSLELQVVIKGDIQLNELTADADQIAESLIHTINAYRFAAKPGYGNAAVLTLELSLDEDALNAIFYYDGELMNEQQWKQKIQQQLEGAPMQPINFEQPYAKVLLRAEMRA; via the coding sequence ATGGAGCGCTTAACATCGGCGAAATATTACGTGGCGGCATCTATTATATTGCCCTGTGCTGCGGTACTTATTTGGCCTGCTAAAGTGTGGTTAACTGCTGTCTTTCTTGTTTGGCTTATAGCTGCTGCGACATACTGGATACGAACGGAACGGAAAGAGCATGCGGTGCTGACTACGCGAACGATTCATTCTTCGCAAAGCTCTGCAATACGAACGCTTAATCATCATCGTCATGATTGGATGAACGACTTGCAAGTGGTGTTTGGCTACATTCGGCTTAAGAAGCTGGATAAAGCGGCCGAGTATGTGGAGAAGATAAGTAAGCGGATGGCTGTGGAGAGCAGTATCTCTAAGTTGGGTGTACCGTCTCTTATTAGTTACATTCAATCATTTCGCACGATATCGAATTCGCTGGAGCTTCAGGTTGTGATTAAAGGCGATATTCAATTAAACGAATTAACGGCAGATGCCGATCAAATAGCCGAATCGCTCATTCATACGATTAACGCATATCGGTTTGCGGCGAAGCCTGGCTATGGTAATGCTGCTGTTCTTACGCTGGAGCTATCGCTGGATGAGGATGCACTGAATGCAATATTCTATTATGATGGCGAACTAATGAATGAACAGCAATGGAAGCAAAAAATACAACAGCAGTTGGAAGGCGCGCCAATGCAACCGATCAACTTCGAGCAGCCGTATGCAAAGGTGCTGCTGAGGGCGGAAATGCGCGCATGA
- the minD gene encoding septum site-determining protein MinD: protein MGEAIVVTSGKGGVGKTTTSANLGTALALLGKKVCMVDTDIGLRNLDVVMGLENRIIYDLVDVAEGRCRLNQALVKDKRFDELYMLPAAQTKDKDSVKPEQVKKMIDELKKEHDYVIIDCPAGIEHGFRNAIAGADRAIIVTTPENAAVRDADRVIGLLEQEKIPSKLIINRIRPNMMKNGEMLDIDEICQVLAIDLVGIVPDDEKVISAANSGEPTVMNPTSRAAIAYRNIARRILGDMVPLMLLDEKAGAFKRFRKFLGIG, encoded by the coding sequence ATGGGAGAAGCGATTGTAGTTACTTCAGGCAAGGGCGGCGTTGGCAAAACGACCACCTCAGCAAATCTGGGAACCGCGCTAGCATTACTTGGCAAGAAGGTATGTATGGTTGATACCGATATTGGCCTACGTAATCTTGATGTAGTCATGGGACTTGAAAATCGGATCATATATGACTTAGTAGATGTAGCCGAAGGGCGTTGTCGATTAAATCAAGCGCTAGTGAAAGACAAACGCTTCGATGAGCTATATATGCTTCCTGCCGCACAGACGAAGGATAAGGATTCTGTGAAGCCTGAGCAGGTGAAAAAAATGATTGACGAGCTGAAAAAAGAGCATGACTACGTCATTATTGATTGTCCTGCTGGAATCGAGCATGGCTTTCGCAACGCCATTGCCGGGGCAGACCGAGCGATCATCGTTACAACTCCAGAAAATGCGGCTGTACGTGATGCCGATCGAGTTATCGGGCTACTCGAGCAAGAAAAAATACCGAGCAAGCTAATTATTAACCGTATTCGTCCCAATATGATGAAAAACGGTGAAATGCTCGATATCGATGAGATTTGTCAAGTACTGGCTATTGATCTGGTAGGCATCGTTCCTGATGACGAAAAAGTAATTTCTGCTGCTAACAGTGGAGAGCCTACGGTTATGAACCCGACCTCGCGTGCTGCAATCGCCTATCGAAACATTGCAAGGCGGATCCTCGGTGACATGGTTCCGTTAATGCTGCTTGATGAGAAGGCGGGAGCTTTCAAGCGTTTTCGTAAGTTTCTTGGAATAGGATGA
- a CDS encoding Rne/Rng family ribonuclease → MKQMLMHVQGEMLQTAVLSNGRLVEFFMEKTKASSLVGNVYKGRVINVLPGMQAAFVDVGLAKNAFLYIDELLDPHLEKQPLQKPLIQELVKPGQELIVQVMKEPLGGKGARVTTHFSLPGRYLVYMPISDYVGVSKKISTEGERTRLRSIGERLRMHEEGIILRTAASGESEESLHGDVAQLRETWQSIAVRSIEAAVPSELHREAGLMRRAVRDTLTLDMDEIWIDDAERFEEVSALLEEMTPRLRERLKQYVHRDGVPLFDFYRVTEQVTKAFDRKISLSCGGHLIWEETEALTVIDVNTGKFTGSSGLEDTVFRTNMEAADEIARLLRVRDVGGIIIIDFIDMEQNEHREQVMQRLIEKSRNDQTKCTILGWTKLGLIEMTRKKARENIAHQLTERCVACGAQTKQAENRH, encoded by the coding sequence ATGAAGCAAATGTTGATGCATGTACAGGGTGAGATGCTGCAAACCGCAGTGCTATCGAATGGACGCCTAGTTGAATTTTTTATGGAAAAAACGAAAGCAAGCAGCTTGGTCGGCAATGTTTATAAAGGCCGCGTAATTAATGTTTTGCCTGGTATGCAGGCGGCATTCGTTGATGTTGGTTTGGCCAAAAATGCATTTTTGTATATTGATGAGCTGCTCGATCCGCATCTAGAGAAACAGCCGCTGCAGAAACCGCTCATTCAAGAGCTTGTTAAGCCAGGTCAAGAGCTGATCGTACAGGTGATGAAGGAGCCGCTTGGAGGGAAAGGCGCTCGTGTAACTACCCACTTCTCACTTCCAGGACGGTACCTAGTCTATATGCCGATCTCTGATTATGTGGGGGTTTCCAAAAAAATTAGCACCGAGGGCGAACGGACGCGCTTGCGCTCGATTGGCGAGAGGCTGCGGATGCATGAGGAAGGCATCATACTGCGGACGGCAGCAAGCGGAGAGAGTGAGGAGTCTCTCCACGGTGATGTAGCTCAGTTAAGGGAGACATGGCAAAGTATAGCAGTGCGGAGCATAGAAGCGGCTGTACCGTCTGAGCTGCACCGTGAAGCAGGCCTGATGCGTAGAGCGGTTCGTGACACCTTGACGCTGGACATGGATGAAATTTGGATAGATGATGCTGAACGATTTGAGGAAGTTTCTGCTTTGCTGGAGGAAATGACGCCGAGGCTGCGTGAGCGCCTCAAGCAGTATGTGCACAGGGACGGCGTTCCTTTATTTGATTTCTATCGTGTTACAGAGCAGGTGACGAAGGCGTTTGATCGGAAAATATCACTTTCCTGCGGCGGTCATTTAATCTGGGAAGAGACGGAAGCGCTGACGGTCATTGATGTGAATACCGGAAAGTTTACGGGTTCCTCCGGCCTCGAGGATACTGTGTTTCGCACCAATATGGAAGCTGCGGATGAAATTGCGAGACTGCTTCGCGTAAGAGACGTAGGCGGCATCATTATTATTGATTTTATCGATATGGAGCAAAACGAGCATCGTGAGCAAGTGATGCAGCGACTGATTGAAAAGTCGCGAAACGATCAGACGAAATGTACGATTCTTGGGTGGACGAAACTGGGATTAATTGAAATGACCCGCAAAAAAGCTCGTGAAAACATCGCCCATCAGCTAACAGAGCGCTGTGTAGCCTGTGGAGCGCAAACGAAGCAGGCTGAAAATAGGCATTGA
- a CDS encoding ACT domain-containing protein — MTKRYYVVREDILPEAIMKTIQVKEMLSRGEAATVHEAVERVGLSRSAFYKYKDGVYVLDQLERERIATISMDLEHRSGVLSNVISMVASLEGNVLTMNQSIPLQGFANVVISVDISQLSGELSSLVEMLRSHPGVRKASVIGQG, encoded by the coding sequence GTGACTAAACGCTATTATGTCGTTCGGGAGGACATTTTACCGGAAGCGATTATGAAGACGATACAAGTGAAGGAGATGCTTAGTCGGGGGGAAGCGGCAACCGTTCATGAAGCGGTGGAACGCGTAGGACTCAGTCGAAGCGCTTTTTATAAGTATAAAGACGGCGTTTATGTGCTGGATCAGCTGGAGCGCGAACGTATTGCGACGATCTCAATGGATTTGGAGCATCGCTCGGGCGTGCTCTCGAACGTGATCAGCATGGTTGCCAGCCTTGAAGGTAATGTACTGACGATGAATCAGAGCATTCCGCTGCAGGGCTTCGCTAACGTTGTCATTTCCGTCGATATTTCGCAGCTTTCCGGGGAACTGTCATCGCTGGTCGAAATGCTCCGCAGCCATCCTGGCGTACGCAAAGCCTCGGTCATCGGGCAAGGATAA
- a CDS encoding M23 family metallopeptidase gives MNMKDGKQHKDKEELDPEVVWKTNPNPWASWGEDNEISEKRSFVKAPHSTPNKDTRFERSKHPFRRELMWKLVIALVLFGGIWTMFQYDTEYTRKGQALVRQALVDEIDFAAAAAWYKETFAGAPSFIPIFEDKNEAAVGADGTVRLPIVAPLQGGSLVRTFAELLNGIELAGGSEEQVVAAETGRVLVLTDPSDKGSTIVIQHANQRVTIYGKLGETEVRVNDWVEAGDPIGKLMSSEGVQPSLLYFAVKQNDLYIDPVDVIPLD, from the coding sequence ATGAATATGAAGGACGGCAAGCAGCATAAGGACAAAGAAGAGCTTGATCCAGAGGTAGTATGGAAAACAAACCCTAATCCATGGGCGAGCTGGGGCGAGGATAACGAAATTAGCGAAAAAAGAAGCTTCGTGAAAGCTCCTCATTCTACGCCTAACAAAGATACTCGCTTTGAACGCAGCAAGCATCCATTTCGCAGGGAGCTGATGTGGAAGCTCGTAATTGCACTCGTATTGTTTGGCGGAATATGGACGATGTTTCAATATGATACGGAATATACACGCAAGGGACAAGCGCTCGTGAGGCAGGCACTTGTCGATGAGATTGATTTTGCAGCGGCGGCAGCGTGGTACAAGGAGACATTTGCAGGTGCTCCATCCTTTATTCCCATCTTTGAGGATAAGAATGAGGCCGCGGTAGGGGCAGATGGAACGGTGAGGCTACCCATTGTTGCTCCGCTGCAAGGAGGATCGCTTGTACGAACCTTTGCAGAGCTGCTAAATGGCATTGAGCTTGCGGGAGGCTCTGAAGAGCAGGTTGTCGCTGCTGAGACAGGCCGTGTACTCGTATTGACGGACCCAAGCGACAAGGGCTCTACAATCGTTATTCAGCATGCTAATCAGCGTGTAACGATTTATGGAAAGCTTGGAGAAACTGAGGTACGTGTAAATGACTGGGTAGAAGCGGGGGACCCTATCGGGAAGCTGATGAGCTCAGAGGGCGTACAGCCGAGCCTGCTTTATTTTGCAGTGAAGCAAAATGACCTGTATATCGACCCGGTGGACGTGATACCGCTTGATTAA
- a CDS encoding FtsW/RodA/SpoVE family cell cycle protein: MLNKLKKLDWGILIILVFFMVISIIVIHSATANFPLYAGNDMKQLKFYILGFVIAIAATLFDYRIVLKSWHVLYGIGITMLVLVYFFGATINGARGWFKLGSFSIQPAEIAKIILIIGIAYLMGRRQGDRLTFSHDLLPIAAFAFVPFMLVMIQPDLGNAIIYLVIVLGMLWIGNVKYSHVITGLAIVVAGLILFVSLFNIFNQEIYDYLDDKGMKHWHGRINTFINPEQASSDDRHQSENAQIAIGSGGLSGDGYLQGDMKNGGFIPYPYSDSIFVVIGEEFGFQGSAILLLLYFLLIYRMIIIAFKCYDLRASFIVIGIVSMYVFQVFQNIGMMIGLMPITGITLPFISYGGTSLLLNMMCIGLVFSIKAHQEIYELAD; encoded by the coding sequence TTGCTTAACAAACTAAAAAAACTGGACTGGGGAATATTAATCATTTTAGTATTCTTCATGGTTATCAGTATAATCGTTATTCATAGTGCAACCGCTAATTTCCCCCTGTATGCAGGAAACGACATGAAACAGCTTAAGTTTTATATATTAGGCTTCGTTATCGCAATCGCAGCCACCTTGTTCGATTACCGAATTGTGCTTAAGAGCTGGCATGTCCTATATGGAATTGGTATTACGATGCTGGTGCTTGTGTACTTTTTCGGGGCTACCATAAATGGTGCAAGAGGCTGGTTCAAGCTGGGCAGCTTCTCTATTCAACCAGCAGAAATTGCCAAGATCATACTGATTATTGGCATTGCTTATCTTATGGGGCGGCGTCAAGGAGATCGATTGACGTTTTCACATGATCTGCTGCCGATTGCCGCCTTTGCATTTGTACCATTTATGCTAGTTATGATTCAGCCTGATTTGGGAAATGCGATCATTTATTTGGTTATTGTTCTAGGAATGCTGTGGATAGGAAATGTGAAGTACTCCCACGTCATAACTGGACTTGCTATTGTAGTAGCTGGATTAATTTTGTTCGTTTCCCTATTTAACATCTTCAATCAAGAAATATATGATTATTTGGACGATAAGGGAATGAAGCACTGGCATGGACGGATCAATACGTTCATAAATCCGGAGCAGGCCTCGTCCGATGACCGGCATCAATCTGAAAATGCGCAAATTGCAATTGGCTCAGGCGGCTTAAGCGGTGATGGGTATTTGCAGGGGGATATGAAAAATGGCGGTTTTATTCCTTATCCGTATTCGGATTCGATTTTCGTCGTTATCGGAGAGGAATTCGGCTTTCAGGGCTCAGCCATATTGCTGCTCCTGTATTTCCTGCTGATTTATCGTATGATCATTATCGCTTTCAAATGTTATGATTTGCGTGCGTCGTTTATCGTCATCGGAATTGTGTCGATGTATGTATTCCAGGTATTCCAAAACATTGGCATGATGATTGGACTTATGCCGATAACGGGCATTACACTGCCATTTATAAGCTATGGAGGTACGTCTCTCCTGCTCAATATGATGTGCATTGGGCTCGTATTCAGCATTAAGGCACATCAAGAAATATATGAACTGGCTGATTAA
- the mreC gene encoding rod shape-determining protein MreC: MRNKRVFMLMIGFILFIAVIGFSLSDRKELSLPEKFLKDSTAYVQQWFYKPAGYIAGLFEDIRNMRMIYEENEQLRITAAAYSRDKIKYNFVEKENERYKEELAFTKQQKEMFDYNYIIAQVVAVSNDANNRTMSINVGSKDGIKPNMAVTTVDGLIGIVSSVTPFTAAVTPITELSESSQTFSPVAVTILGRVNESFGILSNYNKETSRVMMTKIPEDDKMAFQDTVITSGLGNVYPRGLVVGTVENKQLGDFGLTYTATVKLAASFDHLTEVFVVQVPELEDGEQ; encoded by the coding sequence ATGCGAAATAAGCGAGTGTTTATGCTGATGATCGGGTTTATTTTGTTTATAGCGGTCATCGGCTTCTCGCTCAGTGATCGCAAGGAATTGTCCTTGCCGGAAAAGTTTCTTAAGGACTCAACAGCATACGTACAGCAATGGTTTTACAAGCCCGCTGGTTACATAGCGGGCTTGTTTGAGGATATTCGCAATATGCGTATGATTTATGAAGAGAACGAGCAGCTTCGCATTACAGCGGCTGCTTACTCTCGTGACAAGATCAAATACAATTTCGTAGAAAAAGAGAATGAAAGATACAAAGAGGAGCTAGCGTTTACGAAGCAGCAGAAAGAAATGTTTGATTATAACTATATCATTGCACAGGTAGTGGCCGTCAGCAATGATGCAAATAATCGGACAATGAGTATCAATGTAGGCTCCAAAGACGGAATAAAGCCGAATATGGCCGTAACTACGGTCGATGGCTTAATCGGCATCGTAAGCTCAGTAACCCCCTTTACAGCAGCGGTAACACCGATTACAGAGCTAAGCGAGTCTTCGCAAACGTTTAGTCCGGTTGCCGTTACGATTTTGGGGCGCGTGAATGAATCCTTTGGTATTTTAAGCAACTACAATAAGGAAACATCGAGAGTTATGATGACGAAGATCCCCGAAGACGATAAAATGGCTTTTCAGGATACGGTCATTACATCCGGCTTAGGCAATGTTTACCCTAGGGGACTCGTTGTCGGTACAGTGGAAAATAAGCAGCTGGGTGACTTTGGTCTTACCTATACGGCAACGGTCAAGCTCGCAGCGAGCTTCGATCATTTGACTGAGGTGTTCGTCGTTCAGGTTCCTGAATTGGAGGATGGCGAGCAATGA